The Azospirillaceae bacterium genome has a segment encoding these proteins:
- the glf gene encoding UDP-galactopyranose mutase, with product MFDWLVVGAGFAGSVIAERLASQRGQKVLVIDRRPHVAGNAYDRHDAAGVLMHQYGPHIFHTNSQTVFDYLSGFTDWRPYEHRVLAQVDGKLLPIPINLDTVNRLYGLSLTPDELEAFFASRAEPVETIRTSEDVVVSRVGRDLYEKFFRGYTRKQWGVDPSQLDKSVTARVPTRTNRDDRYFTDKFQYMPAEGYTRMFERMLAHPNIKILLQTDYREIRDVIPFRRMVFTGPVDEYFDWRFGKLPYRSLQFRHVTLDKEWHQPVAVVNYPMDHDYTRVTEYKHLTGQTHPKTTLTYEYPSDEGDPYYPVPRPENAELYKRYEALADATPDVYFVGRLATYRYYNMDQVVGQALATFARIDETERMRDTGLSLSGRATCEARVAPGE from the coding sequence GTGTTTGATTGGCTTGTCGTGGGCGCCGGCTTCGCCGGCAGCGTCATCGCCGAACGCTTGGCCAGCCAGCGTGGCCAGAAGGTGTTGGTGATCGACCGTCGGCCGCATGTTGCCGGCAACGCCTATGATCGGCACGACGCCGCGGGCGTGCTGATGCACCAGTACGGTCCGCATATCTTCCACACCAATTCGCAGACGGTGTTCGACTACCTCTCGGGCTTCACCGACTGGCGTCCGTACGAACACCGGGTGCTGGCGCAGGTGGACGGCAAGCTGCTGCCGATCCCCATCAACCTGGACACCGTCAACCGCCTGTACGGCCTGTCGCTCACCCCGGACGAACTGGAGGCCTTCTTCGCCAGCCGGGCCGAGCCGGTGGAGACGATCCGCACCTCCGAGGACGTGGTGGTCAGCCGGGTCGGTCGTGATCTGTACGAGAAGTTCTTCCGCGGCTACACGCGCAAGCAATGGGGTGTGGACCCGTCGCAGTTGGACAAATCGGTCACCGCGCGGGTGCCCACCCGCACCAACCGCGACGACCGCTATTTCACGGACAAGTTCCAGTACATGCCGGCCGAAGGCTACACCCGCATGTTCGAGCGGATGCTGGCCCACCCCAACATCAAAATCCTGCTGCAGACCGACTACCGCGAGATCCGGGACGTAATTCCGTTCCGCCGCATGGTCTTCACCGGACCGGTGGACGAGTATTTCGACTGGCGGTTCGGCAAGCTCCCCTACCGGTCGCTGCAATTCCGGCACGTCACCCTGGACAAGGAATGGCACCAGCCGGTTGCCGTGGTGAACTATCCGATGGACCACGACTACACGCGGGTCACAGAATACAAGCACCTGACCGGGCAGACCCATCCGAAGACCACGCTCACCTACGAATACCCGTCGGACGAGGGTGACCCGTACTACCCGGTGCCGCGCCCTGAGAATGCCGAACTCTACAAGCGGTACGAGGCGCTGGCCGATGCCACGCCCGACGTCTACTTCGTCGGCCGGCTGGCGACGTACCGCTACTACAACATGGATCAAGTGGTGGGGCAGGCGCTGGCCACCTTTGCCCGGATCGACGAAACCGAACGCATGCGCGACACGGGCCTGTCGCTCTCCGGGAGGGCCACCTGCGAGGCGCGGGTCGCCCCCGGCGAATGA
- a CDS encoding patatin-like phospholipase family protein, giving the protein MQRPLRFLAGPDAMARIRAEGLHDDLFDVVAGASGGPKWLALTRLDRAVFGRWFRARRRPLHLIGSSIGCWRFACLAQDDPVAASARFESVYLDYAVEPPADAARLTEDCRHFLRVILDADGARQILSHPSRRLSILAVRGRGLLGRDHPVSLGTGLAAAALANAVRRQTLRLFFERTLLHDARTPPPFDVASGFATHAVPLSAANLEAALLATAAVPFVFLAVAGIAGAKPGLYMDGGIMDYHLDIPYREPGLVLYPHFSDRIVPGWFDKALHWRRPDRRNLARTLLLCPSRAFLDALPHGKIPDRGDFKRMPTAARQAYWRRVIAETERLADAFEDAVDRDRVPDLLEPL; this is encoded by the coding sequence TTGCAACGCCCCCTGCGTTTCCTGGCCGGCCCGGATGCCATGGCGCGCATCCGCGCCGAAGGTCTTCATGACGATCTCTTCGATGTGGTGGCGGGCGCGTCGGGAGGTCCGAAATGGTTGGCGCTGACCCGGCTGGACCGGGCGGTTTTCGGCCGCTGGTTCCGCGCACGCCGTCGTCCGCTGCATCTGATCGGCAGCTCGATCGGATGCTGGCGGTTCGCTTGTCTTGCCCAGGACGATCCCGTCGCGGCCAGTGCCCGGTTCGAGTCCGTCTACCTGGACTATGCGGTCGAGCCGCCGGCCGACGCGGCCCGGCTGACCGAGGATTGCCGGCACTTCCTGCGCGTCATCCTGGACGCGGACGGCGCGCGGCAGATCCTGTCCCACCCGTCCAGGCGCCTGTCCATCCTGGCGGTGCGCGGGCGGGGACTGCTGGGGCGCGACCATCCGGTCAGTCTCGGGACCGGGTTGGCCGCCGCAGCACTGGCTAACGCCGTCCGGCGCCAAACCCTGCGCCTGTTCTTCGAACGCACGCTGCTGCACGACGCCCGAACCCCACCGCCCTTCGACGTGGCATCGGGCTTCGCCACCCACGCGGTTCCGTTGAGCGCGGCCAATCTGGAGGCGGCGTTGCTGGCCACCGCGGCCGTACCCTTCGTCTTCCTGGCAGTGGCGGGGATCGCCGGTGCCAAGCCCGGCCTGTACATGGACGGCGGGATCATGGACTACCACCTGGATATCCCGTACCGGGAACCGGGGCTCGTCCTCTATCCGCACTTCTCGGACCGGATCGTGCCGGGCTGGTTCGACAAGGCACTGCACTGGCGCCGGCCGGACCGCCGCAATCTGGCCCGCACCCTGTTGTTATGTCCCTCGCGGGCGTTCCTGGACGCCTTGCCCCATGGAAAGATCCCCGACCGTGGGGATTTCAAGCGGATGCCGACCGCCGCGCGGCAGGCCTATTGGCGCAGGGTTATCGCCGAGACCGAGCGGCTGGCCGACGCGTTCGAGGATGCCGTGGACCGCGACCGGGTGCCGGACCTGCTCGAACCGCTTTGA
- a CDS encoding glycosyltransferase family 1 protein, which yields MSPPPRADGNASAVTPSRLLVCFSHLRWNFVYQRPQHLLSRAARTYRVYFVEEPVFEPDVAPRLDLSRQPCGVVVCTPVLPDGPGGEECEAAQRSLVDDLLAGHADVPLVVWYYTPMALTVSDHLAPDVCVYDCMDELSAFRGAPPRLTLQERRLFDRADLVFTGGRSLYEAKRGRHHSVHAFPSSIDAAHFARARAGAVDPSDQAAVPRPRLGFFGVVDERMDVDMVGHMADLRPDWQFVMIGPVVKIDPGILPRRPNIHWLGGKRYEELPDYLAGWDVGLMPFALNESTRFISPTKTPEFLAAGVPVVSTRITDVVRPYGEAGLVEIASDPEDAVRKAAHLLQRPKGSWLERVDRFLGTMSWDRTWSEMDALVQDAMAQGGQRSERTRATSAVVASKSKGAARV from the coding sequence ATGTCCCCCCCACCGCGCGCCGATGGCAACGCGTCTGCCGTCACCCCCTCCCGTCTACTCGTCTGCTTTTCCCACCTTCGCTGGAATTTCGTCTATCAACGGCCCCAGCATCTGCTGAGCCGGGCGGCCAGGACCTATCGCGTTTACTTTGTCGAGGAACCGGTGTTCGAACCGGATGTCGCGCCGCGCCTCGACCTGTCCCGGCAGCCATGCGGCGTGGTCGTTTGCACACCGGTCCTGCCGGATGGGCCAGGGGGTGAGGAGTGCGAGGCGGCCCAGCGCAGCCTGGTGGACGACCTGCTGGCGGGCCACGCCGATGTGCCCTTGGTGGTCTGGTACTACACGCCGATGGCGCTGACCGTCAGCGACCATCTGGCGCCCGATGTGTGCGTCTACGACTGCATGGACGAGCTGTCGGCGTTCCGCGGCGCCCCTCCCCGGCTGACATTGCAGGAACGGCGGCTGTTCGATCGTGCCGACCTGGTGTTCACCGGCGGCCGGAGCCTGTACGAGGCCAAACGGGGGCGCCACCACAGCGTGCACGCCTTTCCCAGCAGCATCGACGCCGCCCACTTCGCGCGTGCGCGGGCCGGGGCCGTGGACCCGTCCGACCAGGCCGCCGTGCCGCGTCCGCGGCTGGGGTTCTTCGGCGTCGTGGACGAACGGATGGACGTGGACATGGTGGGCCACATGGCCGACCTGCGGCCCGATTGGCAGTTCGTCATGATCGGCCCCGTGGTGAAGATCGATCCCGGGATCCTTCCCCGACGGCCGAACATCCATTGGCTGGGCGGCAAGCGGTACGAGGAGCTGCCGGATTACCTGGCGGGTTGGGACGTGGGCCTGATGCCGTTCGCCCTGAACGAGTCCACCCGGTTCATCAGCCCGACCAAGACGCCCGAGTTCCTGGCGGCCGGCGTGCCCGTCGTTTCGACCCGGATCACCGATGTGGTTCGACCCTATGGCGAAGCCGGGCTGGTCGAGATCGCGTCCGACCCCGAGGACGCGGTGCGGAAGGCCGCGCACCTGCTCCAGCGGCCCAAGGGCTCGTGGCTGGAGCGGGTCGACCGGTTCCTGGGCACGATGTCCTGGGATCGCACTTGGTCCGAAATGGACGCCCTGGTGCAGGACGCCATGGCCCAGGGTGGGCAGAGGAGCGAGCGCACCCGTGCGACGTCCGCCGTCGTCGCATCCAAATCGAAGGGGGCCGCCCGTGTTTGA